One genomic region from Gossypium hirsutum isolate 1008001.06 chromosome D13, Gossypium_hirsutum_v2.1, whole genome shotgun sequence encodes:
- the LOC121202924 gene encoding nudix hydrolase 10: MPFSADLSEVVGRPVCRNGVWHDELLPVINDDHGGVIIEMKEHMDTETFLTMLRASMLQWKQQGKKGVWIKLPIGLIHLVETAVKEGFRYHHAEPSYLMLVFWIPKTPSTIPGNATHRVGVGAIILNDKREVLVVQEKSGLLQGTGIWKIPTGVVEEGEEIFVAAMREVKEETGIDTEFVEVLGFRQTHKSFFEKSDLFFICMLHPLSFDIQKQELEIEAAQWMPFEEYAAQPFAQKHELFRYVNELCLAKVDRGYTGFSPRPTVSIFGNHSSFLYLNSQDLDKSRSVNNPEEQN, translated from the exons ATGCCGTTCTCAGCGGATCTATCGGAGGTAGTTGGAAGACCGGTGTGCAGAAATGGAGTTTGGCATGATGAATTGCTTCCTGTTATCAATGATGACCATGGAGGTGTCATTATAGAAATGAAGGAGCATATGGACACTGAAACCTTTCTTACCATGCTCAGAGCTTCCATGTTGCAGTGGAAGCAACAG GGTAAAAAGGGAGTTTGGATTAAATTGCCTATTGGACTCATACATCTAGTCGAAACTGCAGTGAAG GAGGGGTTCAGATACCACCATGCTGAGCCAAGTTACCTCATGCTCGTGTTCTGGATTCCTAAGACCCCTAGCACTATCCCTGGAAATGCAACACACCGAGTAGGTGTTGGTGCAATTATCTTGAATGATAAAAGAGAG GTGCTCGTAGTTCAGGAAAAGAGTGGTCTTCTTCAAGGAACAGGCATATGGAAAATTCCTACTGGGGTTGTTGAAGAG GGCGAGGAAATTTTTGTGGCAGCAATGAGAGAAGTAAAAGAAGAGACAGGA ATTGACACAGAGTTCGTGGAGGTCCTAGGATTCAG GCAAACACACAAGTCTTTTTTCGAGAAGTCAGATCTATTTTTCATATGCATGTTGCATCCACTATCCTTTGACATACAGAAGCAAGAGCTGGAAATTGAGGCAGCCCAG tGGATGCCATTTGAAGAATATGCAGCTCAGCCTTTTGCCCAGAAGCATGAGCTTTTCCGATACGTTAATGAATTATGCTTAGCAAAGGTAGACAGAGGCTATACTGGGTTTTCTCCTCGGCCTACTGTATCGATTTTCGGCAATCATTCATCTTTCCTTTATTTGAACAGTCAGGACCTGGACAAGTCAAGGTCTGTGAATAACCCTGAAGAGCAAAACTAG